tgaacccccatttcatgatggtctctgtgctgcctcagagatcacctgaccagaaatactacagttctacctgtaagggcagagatggtcagattcggggagactaatctccccgaactgccttcccgcaagctagaatttaaatcgccagtgggatggcactctgatcgcttaCTTTTCTGAAGCGAGGCAATGTGAgccagaagaagagatttgtcgcctgttgTTGccctaacaggaagaagtgaggaagcaaaagacagaactctgttaattggctcatgtgacctaacatgtatggtttgttggtatgtttgtgtgcaccgtgaatcatacgatcccagggggctgtccttgttctttaaaatggcaataatttatttatgattacccactggaacatacttctaaaaaagtatattattatgaaaatggtttatttacatggagcagggttttacaaatgagctgttatcttatcaatatctttttatagagacctacattgtttgaggggtacagttttcctttgaGCCTTCAGAAAAATAGAACAGGGCTTATAAGTTATAGCACTATGTATATTTACCAAATGTTCCTCATattataaagacatttttttgggggaaaatataCTGTACCATGCCATTTAAAGGACTAGTCCTCAGTATTTTGCCCCCCCCTGTGGGCTGAGCAGTGGTTTGACCTGTTATACTCCTTTGATAAGACATTGAGCCCCAGAAAGGAggttctgtggggggggggggggatcagtaTTAATAGTAAAAGCCCTGTCACTATGTCGGTTTAAAAGGAAACTGTGCACCCCTCCCCTGACCTGACACAATAGAACAGGCTGCAGGTATCCAGCAGCAGATTGAAGCCTGATTGGCTTCTCCCTATGCAACATGATCTATTTGTGGCCATGACAAACCGTAGCTGATCAGTAACCTCGTACCTGTTTCTTTTGCTGCCTCTGTGGAATCGCTGTGGCTCAGTGGTGCTTTAAGGGGAGTGTGTTTCCTACATAGGAAGAGGAAGGTGCTTCACTGGAATCTGTCCTGATGGAAACACAAGACCAGCGCTGGGAAGATGCGTGACATAGGTTCCCTGTATGTTTCCAGGCAGAACGGCCCCTCCAAAGTTTGAGTGAAGCCCACACTAGGGCTGACATGCTCTGAGGCACTGGGATCCCCCCTCCCCCTGGGACGACACTGTGGCCCTTCCCCCACCCCTTCCTCAGGCAGCAGAACAAAAGGTGAGGGGGCTGGGGCTGCCAGAGAAAAATAAGGGCAGAGAGGGTGAACTTAGGAGGGAGGGCTTGTTGTAGCCCAGGTGGGCTAATTAATAAATCACACTAACCTTCGTTTTCTGTTTTCCCAGGATCATATAGAAGCAAATGACAACAATCCTGATAACCAGTGGCACCAGGAAGTAATGTTTCctgcaaaatttgagttttttttcccctttctctggaTCATCATCATGTGTGCCGGTCAATAAATTATGCCACACCAGCTGTGACTCCCATGGGCATCATCGTGGCTCCTTTTGGTGCCAAATGGCTATCATGCAGGGCAAGTTTAAGCTTACGTCACCGACCAGGATTAGACTTTTATTTATCTACCTTGCACCGGGGACAGAGGCCAATGCCACTACTGAATGAGTTTATGGGCAGGGGGAGGGTTGGGAGGCAATGGAATGTGTTCCTATGATCCCTACCCTTGTTCCTTCCTTTGCAGTTATTGTGGAGCCGCAGCTAGAGGGGTCACAGGGTGTACAGTCCTGTTGGGATTGACCTTCATAGATTCTGCCACAGCACTGCCTCCATGTCATTATTCAGActtcagaatatgtttattcttgtTATGTTTGTTATGACTGTGTGCTTTGTGAGTGGGGTCTCCAAGGGCTGTATCCAGGTGAGAGGAAGAGaggtaggtagggttgccaccttttctggaaaaaaataccagccttcctatatatttatttttaatttttactggccaaggcggaaaaataccggccaggtggaaacGCTAGAGTTAGGAAGGGAGAAGGATGGCAGCTTGGGGCACCAGGCCAAGAAGATGTAAGCATTTTTTAACCCAAATCAAATGTTTAGGTGCACCCAGGGAGAACACTATTACATTTGGTGCCCTGTCCGCTTAGTCCTTGCAAGGGTGACTGGTAAAAACGATGGTGCCGTTTAACTACAACTTTAAAAGTGTGAAGTAAGGGCACCTGCTTAGCCGTGAAAATGATGGAGAATGAACATAAATGAGGTACTTATTTATTCAAATAAGATACGCATATGCAGGCATAGGTACTATTTAGATCATGAGACTTGATAAGATAAAGAAGTGGTTTTAGGATGGCTGTCTAGTGTATTGTATCTTTAAAAAtgccccctttattggagctccttaAAGATCTACTAAAGCCCCTGTCCAAGTTTCAAATCAGGGGAGGGGGAATTCTATTactccctgccagaagcacagtagaagggggaTTGCTAATGACAGCCACCATGTGTGCATAGTGTCATGAGGATAACCCTGTCAATGCAAACATCTTTATGGCGGTTTCAGCTCACAGAAGTGGTTGCATGAGCAATAACTCATAAAAACCATCagttgtttgctttcattgttcattgTTGTTGGATGAAAAATAGTCACTGATTTGTTGCTAGGAGccactgcccaagtgcaaatttgctgtGTGTTTAGTAATGCCATAGGCATTGTGTTCTTAAAtacaattccatttttttcattttattgatttttttcccgcagaggacatttttggaaaaatgtattgataaataagggtaaatttttttaaaaaaatgcggatttggtcagactaTTTaccaaaaattagggatgcaccaaatccactattttgtattcggctgaacccccgaatcctttgcctGAATACCGTATTGAATCctaaattgaatatacaaattaggggtgggaaggggcaaacattttttacttccttgttttgtggcaaaaagtcacacaatttccctccttcCTGCccagaatttgcatatggaaattaggattcggttcagccgggccgaaacctgctaaaaaaggccaaattccgaaccgaatcctggattcggtgcattcctaatgaAAATGATCAGAAATTTTCGGAATTTGCTAAATAATCCCCTCCGTCTGAGCTGCACAAAATCAGGTCTGCTAAGTAGGCCCTCCTTTCTTTTGCCACAAGACATTACGAGAGATAAGTCTGAAATGGATTGTGTGCGCTATGTACTAACACTATGTACCATATTACtatatatggctgaaatgacaataaaaatccACTTGTGTGTTCTCATTAAAtgctaatatacatttttatgatttCTAAAGGTTATAATTAACAGACATTTTGTTGGTTACCTTTTCTGCAAAGTTGGTGGTAAAACTTGAAGACACCACACTTGacagcatatttatttaaatgtgtgtTATGTTAGTAGTTTTTCCTACTTTgaataaatgcaaatttaatttgaatgtttgcatatttattaaaaattctttgaaatacattgtgaaaatttttttgaatacCTAAAATTTTTACTTTGTATATAATTTTCGATGTAtcgaaaaatgtgaaaaaactcacaaacaaaaaaacagctttaaatTTGCTacggacttcttccattgacttctacataaattcagcagcttttagatgctgaagttttacattcgaGCTTTACAAATTTTTGGcacttaaaaaatattgtttatataatgaaTGATATCTTAGGATGAATTACTAAATACTGTCtatttattatagtgaaaaaggaaattgaattattttattaaaatggagtctttggccGATGGCCAtcacgtaattctgagctttctggataacaagtttccggaaaAAGGTGTATATATTATCAGCATGTATCTAGGTACTTGTTTTAAATCCTTACTTGCCTGCAGCTCAACCTCTCTGCCTTTCCACTGCTCCCTCTCAATTTCTTGTTCTATTACTGTAGTAGAAACCAGTGGATTCTTTTGTCAAGAGGAAAGGGAGTCCGCTATCAAAATGGGCTTTAATGAAGCTTAGCACTATTTAGGAAGGGGCCCCCCTTTCAGCCTGGCTAGCTGCAGAATCACAGATTGTGAGGGAGCAGATACAAAGAGCAGCTTGATATCCATGTCTCTCGAGAGGTTCTGTGAATATACAATGAGAATTCCCAGGTTCTGCTGGTTGAGATTGCTGCTGTTGCCCTCTGCATCATTTCCCTGCCGGAGCATTGTGGTACCGAGGCTGATCCGGCAGCTTCCTTAGTTAAAGGGCAATGCACCCTGCAAAGATGTGCCTGCTGTAGAGCTGCCTGTCAGATGATGGTTCCCTGAGCCCACATGGAGGAGTTACACGGAACATAACTTCCCATCCGGTGCTGAATTGCTGAAGGAGACACAGAACAAAATGAGTGGGGGGGGGAGAAGCCATTTTAATTGCATTATCTCATCTGATCGCTGGGCTTAGTTTCCCACTTCCTAGGCTTCTGCTCTGATCTTATATGGAAATACACTGGATTCATCGACAACATCACTGGCTCCTTGGGTGAGTTCCTGTGTGGCAGCAGAGAAATAACTGTCAGCCTAATAGTAATGCCATTACTACGGCCTCGTTGGATGATTTTAGGCTGCTTCAGAAATAAATGCCATCCCAGAGATAAAGCACCTCACCATATGcagtttattattataaaatgtccCGGTCTTCCCCTTATACGAAGAAGTGGCATGAAATAATTGTTCATCAGCATTATTTTTGTCCTCTTAAACTCCTGCTAACTTTATGAAATGCAGTTATTGGTGGCAGACAGCTGTCTCTTAGGGGGATTATAATAGGGGCATTTGTATGGGGCCACATTAATTTTGGGACCAGTTTTGGGCAGAGCTGAAGATACTCCTTTCCCCATAACTTCAGCCAAGGGTGTAACATTACAGAAAGCAGGCCCAGAGGTGTAGAGAGCCTGATGGGAATTCTGACTGATACTCCCATTTCAATATTGTATTTGTGTGTGAAACAGATGTTAGTATTGGCCATGAGGATTGCTCATTATTAAATAATAGAAAGGACATGTCTAATAAAAGCACTACTTGTTGTTCATGTGCTTCTTTTGTATTTATAAGCACTGATTCTGATTCCAATCGTCTCTACATTTCTTTATTTACCTTAACTGATTTTACTTGCTCCAAAATCAGCACAATGTTGAATTAATGCGTCTTGCTGCTACAGAATGATCACAGTATCTTGGTATCTAAAGCTGCTTATTCTATGCTTTTTATTCCTTGTAGTTTTTATCTGTTCCAAGGAAAATCACAGGTGAATCTCTGCTGATACACTGATACCAAGAATTTACCCAATGGCAGTTAACAATCATCAGAGACGAAGTAAGTAATGCCAGAAAATGCAAAGATCAAGAGTTCCAGTCTAAGAACCGAATGGCAGTCACTGGGGCTAATTTACCATTTTACCAATTAGccctcaaaaaacaaaaacagactaCTACTGCAGATAGaataatatctctctctctctctctatatatatggtAACTGTATAGTAAATCCATCCAGTGTCAGTGAATGTGCCTCACTGTGTATTTAGCATGCTCAGGAAATCTCTGTTACACCATACCCATATGAAACCATTTGTATGAATAGGGTTACAGGCGGCTGCATTTCTCATAGATTACTGACTTTCATTACAGGCAAAAATGGAGATGACTCTTATGATATCTCAATCCCTTTTGAAGAGAGTCTGCGCAGAGAATGTCATTCCTTATACAGTCTCAGGTCCCAGCAGAATAACTCAGAAGGTAAGCACCATCTAGCCGTGTCCTACTGTCTGTGCCATGTACAGAGCTGCTGTAATATCCAAAATGGCTCATGATAGCAACCTTGTCAGTATTATGGAGGTCCCTATAATTTCCTCAGGTAAAGGTGgccagacagaccgagtcggcagcttattggcaacaatgccaaacgagcggatctctccgtgtattgccaccttaaaggagaaggaaaggttaaacttAAGTTAAACAGAAGCCAAGGcttctgaatttgtttttatgGTACAGCCTGTGTCAGGTTCATCACAAACCTTCTCTGGGGGAATTGCTTGAGGCTATGAGCAATGTCTGATTTGTTGAAAGAGCTAATCAATCTGCAGCTTTTCCattaaacaccaaaaaattaacgtTTCAGGGCGGggggaacaccctcccttcaGAAGAGAGGGTGTTCCCCCTGCCCAgaaacgttgattttttggtGGTATAATAAAAGGGGTTCATTCCCCCAGACTGCATAATCTGGAGTGTGTGTGGATCAGTTTCTAAACGTATGTGTTGAGTTTTGGTCATTttaaaggaaagtcttcttccacttgggggtgccaaatgttaggcacccccaagtgattgtatatacttaactgaaacccagggccggtgctcctatcaggagaaaactgcaccggcccggggttcttccagcaagcaccacggagcgatcctcttccggcttcttcttcagaatcctggtcgaatcccgaaccaaatcctggattcggtgcatccctaatgaatgcTAACAACTTGTCAAGCCTTCTTCTGGCCTTTTCATTTTGCACCATAAGGGATGCCtgcgttgctccccaatttttctttcaatttaacgtggctcatgggtaaaaaaggttggggacccctggcatagAAAGTCCTTGTTATAAATCAGTGGGAACATGTAACACAAATTTATGAGTTAAGAAGTCATTTCCTGCAGATTAATAGGTATCACTTGTTGAACTCTTTTTAACCTTGAGTAGGCCATCAGCATTTTGGCTGATTTTGGCTTCTGTTTTCATTCTGGTATTATGGGGGTCTAAAATATTGGCATCCCCAGTATATTGCCCTTTCCTTGTCCCTTTCCACATCAAACAAgaatattttacactgaacatttaAATACTTTGATTTGGCCTTGAGATATCCTTATGCTAGAAGAAACAAGATGATTTAATGTTGTCATAGAAACAACTTACAGCAATCTGACCTCAAATGCCCCGGCTCTGCCGATGCTGTGTATGTACGTGATGTATaaccacaaaaacaaaaagaacatttttaaaggtCAGCTTCTTGAATTACAGTTTTGAGCATTTATATTTGATATGATATGAGGTTATTTCCACACAATTTTTGTGACATAAAGGTGTACAACTCAGATGCCAAGCACGCTGCAATGGAATACaagcaagggggggggggaatgaaagTTTCTAATACAGGTAAGGGTAAGGGAAACCTCTAAATTATATGATGGTCAAGTTTAAGataataattttgatttttaaaaatgatttctctgtaataataggtaattaagatgcatgaatccatattggtaacaaaacattcctattgggttcatttggagccttatttatcaaagagtattttaatcaaaaaagtccaaccaaactagaatccacgattggaccttatttattattaaaaaaaaaatcacaatttcatCGGGGACAAATAcgaaaaattaagcaaaaagattttttttcccaaatcatctgaatttttcagatttttgcaggaaaagtccaaaatagtcggattttcaggctaattccagcgtagACCACAGAAATTGACCTATGTACAACTTCAgtaggtctaagatgccggattttcagattcagactttttcaatcctcagggtataacaaatcttgaaaaattctagatttttttcccacaaaaaatttggattctatattaaaaaaaaacaaacaaaattttttcagattttggcatgcagactttaataaataatcccctcaatttttaaattatttttagcagacttatccCAAAAAAACACAGGTCCCACTCTTTCAAAGGTACAGATATTGTAATCAGTTAAAATTACtttcacatgactggaggcagctgggaaactgacaatatgtctagccccatgtccgatttcaaaattaaatataaaaaaaaatctgtttgctcttttgaaaaacagatttcagtgcagaattctgctggagcagcactattaactgatgtgttttgaaaaaaatcattctcctactcaatttcactgaatgtgtctcagtgggacctggattttactattgagagctctTTCCTCCTAGCATTTGAATttatcattttcatgatagtccGTTATTCACCAAATGGTGGCCCTTAGCAAGTTTATAAATGATAAGCTGAAAATACCCAATTATCCTGGCAAATTTGATCTTGTAAATATTGGTCACTAGTGCTTCACAACAGATTTTGATTTACAACAAaagtgaaaactttttttaaactataaataaaaatgtgtagtttataatataattttaaaaaatgaaagaaataaagtgAATAATTTTTTGCTCAGTTGAATTAAATTTGCTATAATCAGCATGGAGAATTTACAAGGGTCTGTTTTCAAAGGTGTATGGTGGCGAGATGAGAAACGCTCCTCAGGTGGCGGCAGCCCGCAAGCTACCAGAGCCGGTAAAAAAGAAACTCCTTGTAACTTTAGGAGCtgaaatttcagatttttaaatcagaatttcagctTGGCTAGTGCTAGTACACCTGCTCCGGTGCTCAAAATGGTATACAAGAGGGGGCGGCATCAGAAAGGCCACCTCAGGGTGGCAAGGAGCCTCAGAACATCCCTGCCTGACCTTGTGGTAAGAGGAAGGAGTATAGCACTTTTAATGCACCTAGCACTGTAGCACCTCCAAATAATATTGACATGGTCATTGTTCTGATTACAGAGATATCAGAGCCGCCCAACCCCTCTATTATACTAATGAACAGCATGAACACTCAGCTTCACATGGCTCTGGAGAGGAATTCGTGGCTGCAGAAAAGAATTGAAGACCTAGAGGAAGAGAGAGACTTTCTCCGATGTCAGCTGAACAAGTTTATTTCCTTTGCCAAATTAGATTCTGGTAATAAGCCTACCCAGTACTACAAAACTGggtgcatttttttccccttacatTTCACTGCTGTTTTTCTCGGACCTATACATATAACACTGCCCCtacagcttgcaatctaaaggctCTGGTCAGTCAGAGTATCTGTAATTCCTTTTGATTTTAGCAGCTTCTTCCTTTGAATATGTAGCACCATATGGAGAACTGCCAGATGAGAGAAATAGTTGCTTCCCATGTAAGATTACTTTAGGAATGTTCTCTTGATTTATGTATACACTGatatgtttttttagtagtataaATCATATAGACACACATGCCTTTCTTCATTTTCCATCTCTTCTAGATAGAACTGCTTACATTATTAGCTTATACTTTCTCATTTATACTGGCCACAGTGCTCTTGAGCCAGAAATTGTTTATTGGAAATTGCTCCCTTAAGCTGTTGCTGTGTTTCCCAACAGGATCATTTAGTATATTGCTGGCATATCTTGACTGCCATCAACTGAGATTGTTGAGTAATATGACAGGAGATAGGATCCATTCATGCAACAAGACATTGAAGCTATTGAAATGcaagaaaatatattaaagtctcTTCTGTTAATTATTTGATGGAACTGCAGcctttcatgattttttacaGAGGACCAATCCAGAGCAAAACAAACCAATTGGAGATCTGATGGTAAAGAGTGTTGTATTGAGGATCTAACTGATAATGAAAGTATGTTGTCTGTAAGTACCTATTCTGAAGAAGTTGACACTTTGGCAAACACCAAGAGGCGAAAGCAAAAGGGAAATTGTAATCAGAAGGGGTTCTGCAAGCCAAAAGTCAGGGAGAGACAGAGAGGTGAGTtgtataatcatttaaacatcgtAGTGCTTAACCCACTGTTGTTTATGAGTCCCTGCAATATTAACTGCATGTCAGCCAAAAAGGCACCATTCTAggcattttccttaaaggaaaactatacccccaaaatgaacacttaagcaacagatagtttacatcatattaagtggcatattaaagaatcttaccaaactggtctatatatttaagtaaatcttgcccctttacatctcttgccttgagccaccattttgtgatggtctgtgtgctgcctcagagatcacctgaccagaaatactgcagctctaactgtaacaggaagaagtgtggaagcaaaagacagaactctgtctgttaattggctcaggtGACCTAACAAGtctggtttgttggtatgtttgtgtgcacagtgaatcgtacgattccagggggcggcccttatttttaaaaatggcagttttctatttatgattacccgatggcatatactactagaaaactatattattatgaaaatggtttatttacatgaagcagggttttacatatgcatacatatacagctgttttatgcaatatctttttatagagacctacagtgtttggggggtatagttttcctttaatataactttaaatccgggaccccagcactgcaaggcagcaatgctatcCCCCAGCGTTCAATGGCTGGCAGTGGGTCAAACCAATAATGCACTGCATGTCAACCAGGGGTATGAAAAACTATGTTTATATTTCCTTGTAAACAACCAGCAAGATCAGTTTGTATAATTCAAGACCTCTTATAAAATCATCATTAAAGCTTAGGTCAGACACAGTGTTTCTGACTTTTACCGCCATGAGAGGAGTACAGCCAAGGGCCCATAGCAGAGGCTGACCCAGAATAATGCAAAAGGGTAGATACACGGGAATGGGTGGGGTTTAAGTGGATTATAAACAAGGTTTTGTTGTAATTGGGCTTGGCCATGTGAATATTCTTGCGCTGGGGATTTTTTTGTTGTGGCTCCTAGTGTGAccaaagaacttttatttggGGGCCCAAAGGAAAGGGCCTGTCTAATTAGTAGTATGGGGACCCTATGATTACTGCTGGCAGCCCTGTCTGTCTATGGAAagggattttaaaggaaaactataccccccaaacaatgtaggtctctattaaaagatactgcataaaacagctcatatgtaaaaccctgcttcatgtaaatgaaccattatcataataatatacttttttagtagtatgtgccattgggtaatcataaatagaaaattgccattttaaaaaataagggccgccccctgagatcgtaagattcactgtgtacacatacaaaccacatgtaaggtcacatgagccaattaacagacagagttctgccttttgcttcctcacttcttcctgttacagttagagttgaagtatttctggtcaggtgatctctgaggcagcacagagagagtcacgaaatggtggttcaaggcaagagatgtaaaagggcaatatttatataaatatatattccagtttggcaagattctttaatatgtccttcaatttgatataaactatctgttgcttaagtattcattttgggggtatagttttcctttaaagggatactgtcacggcaaaacatgtttttttttcaaaatgtatcagttaatagtactgctccagtagaattctcgCTGAAATCCGTTTCAgactaattttttatatttaattttgaaatttgccatGGGGCAAAtaatgtccatttcccaggtggcttcagtcatgtgacttgtgctctgataaacttattctgataaaattatttgcaatgtaaacagtgtaatttagaaataaaaagtaaaccataaaaatcatgacagaatcctgcCATAAAATGTGATTTCTCAGTAATGAATGTTTATGCATATAAACTTCAAGTTTAATATAATAGCCATTTCACTGACATTTGGTGAAAGGACATATAAAGAAAATACAGATCCAGTCACTTGCTATTCTTTAAAGCAGCAAATATATTCCTTTCAAATGTCCGAGGTTTTCAAAGCCATAATTGTGTATTCCAAATAAAATGATTTACCCTACTTACTGTATTTAACCCTCTTCTATCTCACCACAGTGAAAGATGCTGATGGTGTCCTTTGCCGATACAAGAAAATCCTTTCCACTTTTCAAAAGTTAAAGAGCATGAGCAGGGCCTTTGAGCACCATTGCGTAGATCGCAACACTGTAGCCCTCACTACTCCTATAGCCGAGCTCTTGATTGTTGCGCCAGAGAAAATAGCTGAGGTTGGAGAATTTGACCCATCCAAAGAGAGACTGTTGGAATATTCTAGACGCTGCTTCTTGGCCTTGGATGAGGAGACCCTTGAGAA
This sequence is a window from Xenopus laevis strain J_2021 chromosome 7S, Xenopus_laevis_v10.1, whole genome shotgun sequence. Protein-coding genes within it:
- the ccdc106.S gene encoding coiled-coil domain-containing protein 106 yields the protein MAVNNHQRRSKNGDDSYDISIPFEESLRRECHSLYSLRSQQNNSEEISEPPNPSIILMNSMNTQLHMALERNSWLQKRIEDLEEERDFLRCQLNKFISFAKLDSEDQSRAKQTNWRSDGKECCIEDLTDNESMLSVSTYSEEVDTLANTKRRKQKGNCNQKGFCKPKVRERQRVKDADGVLCRYKKILSTFQKLKSMSRAFEHHCVDRNTVALTTPIAELLIVAPEKIAEVGEFDPSKERLLEYSRRCFLALDEETLEKVQALKKNKLLLPITYRFKQ